The Desulfuromonas versatilis genome has a segment encoding these proteins:
- a CDS encoding thermonuclease family protein: MSTLPLRLARPWLALALLVLLLAACRADGRELRGEVLWIYDGDTLKVEGVGKVRLIGVDTPERGDSDRDNFFVKLGIPKKNLRKGSGAALHFNIANVKGKTVKLTFDREEKDRHGRTLAYLTLPDGRLLNRLLLEEGLAVVYRRFDFRYKDDFLAAEAEAKRKGVGLWARDP, translated from the coding sequence ATGAGTACCTTGCCCCTGCGCCTGGCGCGCCCCTGGCTGGCCCTCGCCCTGCTGGTGCTGCTGCTTGCCGCCTGCCGGGCGGATGGCCGGGAACTGCGCGGTGAAGTATTGTGGATCTACGATGGCGACACCCTCAAGGTCGAGGGGGTCGGCAAGGTGCGGCTGATCGGCGTCGACACCCCGGAGCGGGGGGACTCGGACCGCGACAACTTCTTTGTCAAGCTCGGCATTCCCAAGAAAAACCTGCGCAAAGGCTCAGGCGCGGCGCTGCATTTCAATATCGCCAACGTCAAAGGGAAAACGGTCAAGCTCACCTTCGACCGCGAGGAGAAAGACCGCCACGGCCGCACCCTCGCCTACCTCACCCTGCCCGACGGCCGCCTGCTCAACCGCCTGCTGCTCGAAGAGGGATTGGCCGTGGTCTACCGCCGCTTCGACTTCCGCTACAAGGACGACTTTCTCGCCGCCGAAGCCGAAGCCAAGCGCAAAGGCGTCGGGCTCTGGGCGAGGGATCCGTGA